The following are from one region of the Hydrogenimonas sp. SS33 genome:
- a CDS encoding RluA family pseudouridine synthase encodes MAFVDTHYRLDEPMPAFLFLMRKVGVKQNEAQKIVATGRLKVNGEVMTESGAIISGEISVKTFIPQPKGEKPIFTTPDFALFDKPSGTLVHPTTHRTPYSLLDDIRYIFGKQANALHRIDMETSGLLMVSRNKKAERELKTKFETKDVKKSYLAWVRGRIDKPFSVDVPLKQNTDFSTIKLKMLVHPEGKPSLTEFVPIEYDEEHDATLVKAIPHTGRQHQIRVHLFHVKHPILGDPIYGVPMDVAIRYLDKVLSEKERLYYMGARRLLLHAQSLVFEYRGVHYRLESKFDFEEVKKEIVLPQKRHKPVY; translated from the coding sequence ATGGCATTCGTCGACACGCATTACAGGCTTGACGAACCGATGCCCGCTTTTCTTTTCCTCATGAGAAAGGTCGGTGTCAAACAGAATGAGGCGCAGAAAATCGTCGCGACGGGTCGATTGAAGGTCAATGGTGAAGTGATGACGGAGAGCGGTGCTATCATATCCGGCGAGATTTCCGTCAAGACATTTATTCCTCAGCCCAAAGGTGAAAAACCTATCTTTACGACGCCCGATTTCGCCCTCTTCGACAAACCCAGCGGCACCCTGGTGCACCCTACAACCCACCGAACGCCCTACTCATTGCTGGATGACATCAGATATATATTCGGGAAACAGGCCAATGCACTGCACCGCATCGACATGGAGACCAGCGGGCTTTTGATGGTGAGCCGAAACAAGAAGGCAGAGAGAGAACTCAAAACAAAATTCGAAACGAAAGATGTCAAAAAATCCTATCTGGCATGGGTTCGCGGTCGCATCGACAAACCGTTCAGTGTCGACGTCCCGCTAAAACAGAATACGGATTTCTCCACCATCAAGCTCAAAATGCTCGTTCATCCGGAGGGGAAGCCCTCCCTGACTGAGTTTGTTCCGATTGAATACGATGAAGAGCATGATGCCACCCTCGTCAAGGCGATACCCCATACCGGAAGGCAGCATCAGATACGTGTCCATTTGTTTCACGTGAAACATCCCATTTTGGGTGACCCCATTTATGGTGTTCCGATGGATGTGGCCATCAGATATTTGGACAAAGTACTGAGCGAGAAGGAGAGACTCTACTATATGGGTGCCAGGCGGTTACTGCTGCACGCACAGAGCCTGGTATTCGAATACAGGGGGGTACATTACAGACTGGAGTCGAAGTTCGATTTCGAAGAGGTCAAAAAAGAGATCGTTCTGCCGCAAAAACGCCACAAGCCGGTCTACTAG
- the rlmN gene encoding 23S rRNA (adenine(2503)-C(2))-methyltransferase RlmN encodes MFPPKFRAKQIYNWIYQQHVDNFDEMANIPKTLRKELAEHFDISPLNIVNKELSSDGSIKYLFGLHDGHTVEAVLLKMKDAVYDEKGELLHHAKYTVCVSSQVGCKVGCAFCLTAKGGFVRNLTPGEIVGQVLEIKKDQEIASNRRVNIVYMGMGEPLDNLDNLAKSIRIFGNENGLSISPKRQTVSTSGISTKIEKLGKMELGVQLAISLHAVDDALRETLIPMNKAYNIASIIDAVRNFPVNTRKRVMFEYLVIKDVNDDIESAKKLIKLLQGIKAKVNLIYFNPYPGTDFKRPEPEQMKRFQDYLLRKGVLCTIRESKGLDISAACGQLREKELQRSEV; translated from the coding sequence ATGTTTCCGCCGAAATTTCGTGCGAAACAGATCTACAACTGGATTTACCAGCAACATGTAGACAACTTTGACGAAATGGCAAACATTCCGAAAACATTGCGCAAAGAGCTTGCCGAACATTTTGACATCTCTCCACTGAACATTGTCAACAAAGAACTAAGCAGTGACGGAAGCATCAAATATCTTTTCGGCCTTCATGACGGCCATACCGTCGAGGCCGTACTTCTCAAGATGAAAGATGCTGTTTATGATGAAAAAGGGGAGCTTCTTCACCATGCCAAATACACGGTCTGTGTTTCAAGCCAGGTAGGGTGTAAAGTCGGATGCGCTTTCTGCCTGACGGCCAAAGGAGGATTTGTCCGCAACCTGACACCAGGAGAAATTGTCGGCCAGGTCCTGGAGATCAAAAAGGACCAGGAGATTGCAAGCAACCGTCGTGTCAACATAGTATACATGGGGATGGGGGAGCCGCTCGACAATCTGGACAACCTTGCCAAGTCGATCCGGATTTTCGGAAACGAAAACGGACTCAGCATCTCACCAAAGCGTCAAACTGTGTCAACCAGCGGCATTAGTACAAAAATCGAAAAACTCGGCAAAATGGAGCTTGGCGTACAGTTGGCAATCAGTCTACACGCCGTTGACGATGCGTTAAGGGAAACATTGATTCCCATGAACAAAGCCTACAATATCGCATCGATCATCGATGCCGTCAGAAACTTTCCTGTCAATACGCGTAAACGGGTGATGTTCGAATACCTGGTCATCAAAGATGTCAACGATGACATTGAAAGTGCGAAAAAACTGATCAAACTTTTACAAGGGATCAAAGCGAAGGTGAATCTGATCTATTTCAACCCTTATCCGGGCACGGATTTCAAAAGACCTGAACCGGAACAGATGAAACGTTTTCAGGACTACCTTTTGAGAAAAGGAGTCCTTTGTACGATACGTGAATCAAAAGGACTGGATATCAGTGCCGCCTGCGGGCAGTTGAGAGAAAAGGAACTTCAAAGGAGTGAAGTGTGA
- a CDS encoding purine-nucleoside phosphorylase, producing the protein MIVCAGNNEIFPFASPIGMGLCESAVNLTRLVLMQPPEFILFIGSAGSYGHYEPMEIVESKAASQIELSFLLKKSYTPLSSNVIVSDENVSRETPLSKIGSHEKPAIVNSSNYITTDMETAQRYNRLGIGLENMEFYSVMQVAKEFSIPCGGIFVITNYCNANAHEDFVNNHRNAMTRLTDYLQKRIGNLETFHS; encoded by the coding sequence ATGATTGTTTGCGCCGGAAACAACGAGATTTTTCCTTTCGCCTCGCCCATCGGCATGGGCCTGTGCGAAAGCGCCGTCAACCTCACGCGTCTCGTCCTGATGCAGCCGCCGGAATTCATCCTTTTTATAGGAAGCGCAGGTAGCTATGGACATTACGAGCCGATGGAGATCGTCGAGTCCAAAGCGGCCAGCCAAATCGAACTCTCTTTTCTATTGAAGAAGAGCTACACTCCCCTCTCATCCAATGTCATCGTCTCCGATGAAAATGTTTCACGTGAAACACCTCTCTCCAAAATCGGATCGCACGAAAAACCCGCCATTGTCAACTCCAGTAATTACATTACGACCGACATGGAAACGGCACAACGTTACAACCGGTTGGGCATCGGATTGGAAAACATGGAGTTTTATTCGGTCATGCAGGTGGCGAAAGAGTTTTCCATTCCGTGTGGCGGTATCTTTGTTATCACCAATTACTGCAATGCCAATGCCCATGAAGACTTCGTCAACAACCATCGCAACGCCATGACAAGACTGACAGACTATCTACAGAAAAGGATCGGCAATCTTGAAACCTTCCATTCTTGA
- the rsmA gene encoding 16S rRNA (adenine(1518)-N(6)/adenine(1519)-N(6))-dimethyltransferase RsmA, giving the protein MIKHHPRPSDEKRAKKKFGQNFLKDERILRKIIESMPADDLKVVEIGPGLGDLTRFLVENKDVTAYEVDKDLCEHLRQRFKTPIENGRLKLVCGDVLSHWEAGSLADGPYRLVANLPYYIATNIILRALKDRHCRSLLVMVQKEVAEKFAAEPGEKAFSALSVLAQTAGDVCRCFDVPPEAFVPAPKVVSSILRIEKRASPDDIGFETFLKTAFTQPRKTLAKNLSARFDRRAVMEALTGLGLSPSVRPHEVATSLYHRLYKQLKGDVDGREETPGEQQLSKQQ; this is encoded by the coding sequence ATGATTAAGCACCATCCGCGTCCATCCGATGAGAAGAGAGCCAAAAAAAAGTTTGGCCAGAACTTTCTCAAAGATGAGCGCATCTTGCGAAAGATCATCGAATCGATGCCCGCAGACGACCTGAAGGTGGTCGAAATCGGGCCTGGATTAGGTGATTTGACCAGATTTCTGGTCGAGAACAAGGATGTCACCGCCTATGAGGTGGACAAAGACCTTTGTGAACATTTGCGGCAACGTTTCAAAACGCCCATCGAAAACGGTAGGCTGAAGCTCGTTTGCGGCGATGTTCTGAGTCACTGGGAAGCCGGGAGTCTGGCGGACGGGCCCTATCGGCTGGTCGCCAACCTCCCCTATTACATCGCGACGAATATCATTTTGCGTGCATTGAAAGACAGGCACTGCCGTAGCCTGCTGGTGATGGTGCAGAAAGAGGTGGCGGAGAAGTTCGCTGCCGAGCCGGGCGAAAAAGCCTTTTCCGCACTCTCCGTGCTGGCGCAGACGGCGGGCGACGTGTGTCGATGTTTTGACGTACCGCCCGAAGCCTTCGTTCCCGCACCCAAAGTCGTTTCGTCGATACTCCGGATCGAAAAACGGGCCAGCCCCGACGATATCGGATTCGAAACTTTCCTGAAGACGGCCTTTACCCAGCCGCGCAAAACACTCGCCAAAAACCTCTCGGCGCGTTTTGACAGGAGAGCCGTAATGGAAGCGCTGACCGGTCTGGGGCTCTCTCCCTCCGTCCGTCCTCATGAAGTGGCGACATCCCTCTATCACCGCCTATACAAACAATTGAAAGGTGATGTAGATGGAAGAGAAGAAACCCCAGGGGAACAACAACTCTCCAAACAGCAATAA
- the hisF gene encoding imidazole glycerol phosphate synthase subunit HisF — METFAKRIIPCLDVKDGRVVKGVNFVGLKDAGDPVEVAKRYNEEGADEVTFLDITASHENRDTIVHIVEEVAKEVFIPLTVGGGIRKLDDIYALLNVGCDKVSVNSAAIKRPEFIDEGAKRFGSQCIVVAIDAKRVGPQKWNVFINGGRIDTGIDALEWAKEAVDRGAGEILLTSMDADGTKAGYDNALNHAVSSAVHVPVIASGGAGTMEHIKEAFESGADAALAASIFHFREIEIMDLKRYLRDNGIPVRL; from the coding sequence GTGGAAACATTCGCCAAACGCATCATTCCCTGTCTCGATGTCAAAGACGGCCGTGTCGTCAAAGGGGTCAATTTCGTCGGTCTGAAAGATGCCGGAGATCCGGTGGAGGTCGCCAAACGGTACAATGAAGAGGGGGCGGACGAAGTCACCTTCCTGGACATTACCGCCAGCCACGAAAACCGGGATACAATCGTCCATATCGTCGAAGAGGTCGCCAAAGAGGTCTTCATCCCGCTGACGGTGGGGGGAGGCATCCGCAAACTAGATGACATCTATGCCCTTTTGAATGTGGGTTGCGACAAAGTCAGCGTCAACTCCGCCGCTATCAAACGCCCCGAATTCATCGATGAGGGGGCCAAGCGTTTCGGATCCCAGTGCATCGTCGTCGCCATCGACGCCAAAAGGGTAGGGCCCCAAAAGTGGAATGTCTTCATCAACGGAGGACGTATTGACACCGGTATTGACGCATTAGAATGGGCGAAAGAGGCGGTCGACCGCGGGGCGGGGGAGATTCTGCTGACCTCTATGGATGCGGACGGCACGAAGGCGGGATACGACAACGCGCTCAACCACGCCGTCAGCTCCGCGGTTCACGTCCCCGTCATCGCCAGCGGCGGAGCCGGAACGATGGAACACATCAAGGAGGCGTTCGAATCCGGAGCCGATGCCGCACTCGCCGCCTCCATTTTCCATTTCCGCGAAATCGAAATCATGGATCTCAAACGATACCTCCGTGACAACGGGATCCCGGTACGCTTATGA